One window of the Branchiostoma lanceolatum isolate klBraLanc5 chromosome 3, klBraLanc5.hap2, whole genome shotgun sequence genome contains the following:
- the LOC136429370 gene encoding GFP-like fluorescent chromoprotein dsFP483 — MKYIRKYRCSEDSVLVWTDTADNQTASQAKRSTESPIMPLPATHELHVYGSINGHEFDLGGRGTGNSKDGSHEIQVKSNKGAIGFSPYILIPNLAYGFYQYLPFSDGMSPFQAAMDNGSGYVVHRTMQFEDGAVLTANYRYSYDGSHIKGEFHVVGSGFPADGPVMTNSLTGLDWSVTKLVFPNDSTAVSTVDWTCTTASGKRYRSTVRTNFTFAKPMAANVLQKQPMFVFAKTDLKASETEFTLKEWLKAFHDAM, encoded by the exons ATGAAGTATATAAGAAAGTACCGATGCAGTGAAGATTCAGTATTAGTCTGGACGGACACCGCTGACAACCAAACAGCCAGTCAAGCAAAGAGATCTACGGAAAGTCCAATCATG CCTCTCCCAGCGACCCACGAGTTACACGTCTATGGCTCCATCAATGGCCATGAATTCGACTTGGGTGGTCGTGGCACTGGAAATTCAAAGGAC GGCTCTCATGAGATACAAGTGAAGTCCAACAAGGGTGCCATCGGCTTCTCCCCCTACATCCTCATCCCTAACCTCGCGTACGGCTTCTATCAGTACCTGCCCTTCTCTGACGGGATGTCGCCTTTCCAGGCCGCCATGGACAACGGTTCGGG GTACGTAGTTCATCGTACGATGCAGTTTGAAGACGGTGCCGTGTTAACTGCGAACTACCGATACTCCTACGACGGAAGCCACATCAAAGGAGAGTTCCAC GTGGTAGGGAGTGGGTTTCCTGCTGACGGCCCTGTGATGACCAACTCTCTCACTGGACTGGATTGGAGCGTGACTAAACTGGTCTTCCCCAACGACAGCACGGCTGTATCCACCGTCGACTGGACTTGCAC CACTGCCAGTGGCAAGCGCTATCGCAGCACGGTGCGAACCAACTTCACCTTTGCGAAGCCGATGGCAGCCAACGTGCTACAGAAGCAACCGATGTTCGTGTTCGCTAAGACGGATCTGAAGGCCTCTGAGACAGAGTTTACCTTAAAGGAGTGGCTTAAGGCTTTTCATGATGCCATGTAA
- the LOC136431513 gene encoding GFP-like fluorescent chromoprotein dsFP483, which translates to MPLPATHDLHISGSINGHEFDLEGRGKGNAKEGYQELHLKSNSGDLSFSPWILVPNIGYGFYQYLPFPDGAMSPYQAAMHDGSGYVMHRTMRFEDGAMLHSDHRYTYKGNHIKGEFRLTGSGFPADGPVMTNSLTAADWCVDKLLYPNENTIIGKFAWTYTTTSGKRYQSDVQTNVTFGKPIAADILKKQPMFVFRKVELKHSKTELNFKQWQKAFQDIV; encoded by the exons ATG CCTCTTCCAGCGACCCACGATTTACACATCTCCGGCTCAATCAATGGACATGAGTTTGACTTGGAGGGCAGAGGCAAGGGCAATGCAAAGGAA GGTTATCAGGAGCTCCACCTAAAGTCCAACAGTGGTGACCTGTCATTCTCCCCCTGGATCCTGGTCCCAAACATCGGCTACGGCTTCTACCAGTACCTGCCCTTCCCCGACGGAGCGATGTCGCCTTACCAGGCCGCCATGCACGATGGCTCCGG CTACGTAATGCATCGTACAATGCGGTTTGAGGATGGTGCCATGCTGCATTCAGACCACCGCTATACCTATAAGGGAAACCATATCAAAGGAGAGTTTAGG CTGACCGGGAGCGGTTTCCCTGCTGACGGCCCTGTGATGACCAACTCGCTGACCGCTGCGGACTGGTGTGTGGACAAGCTGCTGTACCCCAACGAGAACACCATAATCGGCAAATTCGCCTGGACTTACAC CACTACAAGTGGCAAGCGCTACCAAAGTGACGTGCAGACCAACGTCACCTTTGGCAAGCCAATAGCTGCCGACATTCTGAAGAAGCAGCCGATGTTCGTGTTCCGCAAGGTCGAACTCAAGCACTCCAAGACCGAGCTAAACTTCAAGCAGTGGCAGAAGGCATTCCAGGACATCGTGTGA